In a genomic window of Aphanothece sacrum FPU1:
- a CDS encoding TRAP transporter large permease, with the protein MGYEWLAILMFVGFFFILMTGYPVAFSFAGTAILFGLIGLSVGAFDLNRLLLLPNVWFGTMSNFTLLAIPYFIFLGSVLEKSGLAEELLETIGMILGRLRGGLALAVVIVGTLLAATTGVVAATVIVMGMLSLPVMIRYGYDKKLAAGVIVASGTLAQLIPPSLVLVILSDQLGVSVGDLFLGALIPGLMLSGSYILYILGLSIVSPEKVPPLPPEIIPLKGQALIRQIFKAVVPPILLIFIVLGSIFFGLATPTEAGAVGAVGACFLAFLNRRLTPQLIKDASHATAVITALVVMILFCSSLFSLVFDDLGGKTLITSLLTGLPGGKFSFLIVSNIAIFLLGVFLEFIEICFIAMPLFVPAAQALGIDMVWFGVVIAINLQTAFISPPVGFSLFYLQSVAPKEVSTLDIHKSALPFMVIQFIILVIVMLFPQTVRWLIELSSATGVS; encoded by the coding sequence ATGGGTTATGAATGGTTAGCCATTCTCATGTTTGTTGGCTTTTTCTTCATTTTAATGACAGGTTATCCTGTTGCTTTCTCTTTTGCTGGAACTGCCATTCTTTTTGGTTTAATAGGGTTATCTGTTGGCGCATTTGATCTCAACCGACTATTATTATTACCGAATGTTTGGTTCGGTACAATGTCTAATTTTACCTTATTAGCTATCCCTTATTTTATCTTTTTAGGTTCAGTTCTCGAAAAATCAGGATTAGCTGAAGAATTATTAGAAACTATCGGCATGATTTTAGGAAGATTAAGGGGAGGACTTGCCTTAGCTGTGGTCATTGTTGGCACACTTTTAGCTGCGACAACTGGGGTAGTTGCTGCTACAGTTATTGTCATGGGAATGTTATCTTTACCTGTTATGATACGCTATGGTTATGATAAAAAATTAGCAGCAGGAGTAATTGTTGCATCAGGAACATTAGCCCAATTAATTCCCCCTAGTTTAGTATTAGTAATTCTCAGTGATCAATTAGGGGTTTCTGTCGGTGACTTATTTTTAGGTGCGTTGATTCCTGGGTTAATGTTATCCGGTTCTTACATACTTTATATTTTGGGTTTATCTATCGTTAGTCCTGAAAAAGTACCCCCTTTACCTCCAGAAATTATTCCCTTAAAGGGCCAGGCGTTAATTAGACAGATTTTTAAGGCAGTTGTGCCTCCAATTTTGTTAATTTTTATTGTTTTAGGTAGTATTTTCTTTGGGTTAGCAACTCCTACAGAAGCAGGTGCAGTCGGAGCAGTTGGGGCTTGTTTTCTGGCTTTTTTAAATAGAAGATTAACCCCTCAACTGATTAAAGATGCTTCCCACGCAACGGCGGTTATTACTGCTTTAGTTGTGATGATTTTATTCTGTTCTTCTTTGTTTAGTTTAGTCTTTGATGACTTAGGGGGTAAAACGTTAATTACTAGCTTATTAACAGGTCTTCCAGGAGGCAAATTCAGCTTTTTAATTGTTAGTAATATCGCTATTTTTTTGTTAGGTGTTTTTCTCGAATTCATCGAAATTTGTTTTATTGCCATGCCTTTATTTGTACCAGCAGCCCAAGCTTTAGGAATTGATATGGTCTGGTTTGGTGTAGTAATAGCGATTAATTTACAAACGGCTTTTATTTCGCCTCCAGTCGGTTTTTCTCTGTTTTATTTACAAAGTGTTGCCCCTAAAGAAGTGAGTACCCTAGACATTCATAAAAGTGCGCTTCCCTTTATGGTTATACAATTTATTATCTTGGTTATTGTGATGTTATTTCCTCAAACTGTACGTTGGTTAATTGAACTTTCTTCCGCTACAGGTGTTTCCTAA
- a CDS encoding acylphosphatase: MINTKIICVHVFISGKVQGVGYRYSTVKEAQKLGLTGWVRNLSDGRVEAVFEGDQLKVDKMIKWCYIGTKTANVTEVELEKKEPEFSQEFEVIY; this comes from the coding sequence ATGATAAATACCAAAATTATTTGTGTTCATGTGTTTATTTCTGGGAAAGTTCAAGGAGTTGGTTATCGTTATTCAACGGTAAAAGAAGCACAAAAATTAGGACTAACAGGATGGGTGCGTAATTTAAGTGATGGTCGTGTTGAGGCAGTTTTTGAAGGGGATCAACTAAAGGTTGATAAAATGATTAAATGGTGTTATATAGGTACAAAAACTGCAAATGTAACTGAGGTTGAGCTAGAGAAAAAAGAGCCAGAATTTAGTCAAGAGTTTGAGGTTATATATTAA
- a CDS encoding CoB--CoM heterodisulfide reductase iron-sulfur subunit B family protein has translation MLKYAYYPGCVAQGACSELYLSTAVLTQALDIELIELKKAACCGSGTYKEDSQLLEDTVNARNIALAESLNLPLLTHCSTCQGVIGHVDERLKEAQKNDPAYLEQVNGYLKKEHCSPYKGTTEVKHLLWALVADYGLDKLKEKVKNKLTGLNCAAFYGCYLLRSQDNLAYDNPFQPESLENVFRTVGANPIYYKGRTQCCGWPLSSYATEQSFKMAGNHLQEAIEAGADCLVTPCPLCHLNLESRQPEIEKVIGKKLKLPVLHLPQLVALALGISPDKLGLNRHVVSNKPILEKLGL, from the coding sequence ATGCTAAAATACGCTTATTATCCTGGCTGTGTTGCTCAAGGAGCCTGTAGTGAATTGTATTTATCTACTGCTGTATTAACTCAAGCTCTTGATATAGAATTAATTGAGTTAAAAAAAGCGGCTTGTTGTGGTTCAGGAACCTACAAAGAAGACTCTCAACTATTAGAAGATACGGTTAATGCTCGTAATATTGCCTTAGCTGAATCTCTTAATCTTCCTCTATTAACTCATTGTAGTACCTGTCAAGGGGTTATTGGTCATGTTGATGAACGTCTTAAAGAAGCACAAAAAAATGATCCTGCTTACCTTGAACAAGTTAATGGTTACTTAAAAAAAGAACATTGTTCTCCCTATAAAGGAACCACAGAAGTTAAACATTTATTATGGGCATTAGTAGCAGATTATGGACTTGATAAACTTAAAGAAAAAGTTAAAAATAAACTAACTGGATTAAATTGTGCGGCATTTTATGGCTGTTACTTATTACGTTCTCAAGATAATCTTGCTTATGATAATCCCTTTCAACCTGAATCATTAGAGAATGTTTTTCGCACAGTAGGTGCTAATCCTATTTATTATAAAGGAAGAACTCAATGTTGTGGTTGGCCCCTTTCAAGTTATGCGACTGAACAATCATTTAAGATGGCAGGAAATCATCTTCAAGAAGCCATTGAAGCAGGAGCAGATTGTTTAGTAACTCCTTGTCCTTTATGTCACTTAAATCTCGAATCTCGACAACCAGAAATAGAAAAAGTGATCGGCAAAAAATTAAAATTACCTGTCTTACATTTACCTCAATTAGTTGCATTAGCTTTGGGAATTTCTCCCGACAAATTAGGTTTAAATCGTCATGTTGTTTCAAATAAACCAATCTTAGAAAAGTTAGGATTATAG
- a CDS encoding TRAP transporter small permease subunit, translating into MHQSRKFPQMRSLLKIAHWIDNFTENLGFLTNWVILLTVGVGFFNVVARYIGRFISLNLSSNRLIELQWYLFSIAFLLGFAYILKHGENVRVDFLYAHWTEKQKALADFLGTIIFLIPFCLLGIWVTINPVLQSWGYLPNGTWGTWEISSDANGLPRAPIKTMIPIGLLLLLLQSISQAIKYLAVVLGYEQVAEQIRLETSDYTNIE; encoded by the coding sequence ATGCACCAATCAAGAAAATTTCCTCAAATGCGATCGCTGCTTAAGATTGCACATTGGATCGACAATTTCACCGAAAACTTAGGATTTCTCACTAACTGGGTTATTCTATTAACAGTTGGGGTCGGTTTTTTTAACGTTGTTGCCCGTTATATTGGGCGTTTTATTAGTCTAAATTTATCTTCTAATCGTCTTATTGAACTACAATGGTATTTATTCTCCATTGCTTTTCTTTTAGGATTTGCTTATATTCTTAAACATGGAGAAAATGTCAGAGTTGATTTTTTGTATGCTCACTGGACTGAAAAACAAAAAGCATTAGCTGACTTTTTAGGAACAATTATCTTTTTAATTCCCTTTTGTTTGTTGGGTATTTGGGTAACAATTAATCCAGTTTTACAGTCTTGGGGATATTTACCCAATGGAACTTGGGGAACTTGGGAAATATCATCAGATGCCAATGGTTTACCCCGCGCACCTATTAAAACAATGATTCCCATTGGGTTATTATTATTATTGTTGCAAAGTATTTCTCAAGCCATCAAATATTTAGCGGTGGTATTAGGATATGAACAAGTGGCGGAACAAATTCGTCTAGAAACATCAGATTATACTAATATTGAATAG